A window from Lactiplantibacillus pentosus encodes these proteins:
- a CDS encoding SDR family NAD(P)-dependent oxidoreductase, giving the protein MTNKIVTLVTGGNRGMGLALIKALHAQGQQLIMGSRDLAKGRAAVEVAHLSDVTVVQLDVTDSQSIQAAVNTIQNQYGQLDILINNAGAAFDHHQRPSLIKLETIQADLNLNFLGTIAMTQACLPLLTKSSPSKIINISSMMGSLTNALDPQSSVYHASAIGYQASKAALNMFTIQLAKELQTTNITVNAVDPGMVATEFGGITPELASQHGAKSIAHGIQRTIDLATDTDNTTTGTFSNTDGPVAW; this is encoded by the coding sequence ATGACCAATAAAATTGTTACGCTCGTCACTGGCGGCAACCGCGGTATGGGACTGGCACTGATTAAAGCACTACACGCCCAGGGGCAACAGCTCATTATGGGTAGCCGAGACTTAGCAAAGGGGCGAGCGGCCGTTGAAGTAGCCCACTTGTCAGACGTGACCGTTGTTCAACTGGATGTCACCGATTCCCAATCCATTCAAGCTGCCGTAAACACAATTCAAAACCAATATGGTCAGCTCGACATTTTAATTAATAATGCTGGAGCAGCATTTGACCATCACCAACGACCTTCACTCATCAAACTGGAGACAATTCAAGCCGACCTGAATCTGAACTTTCTAGGCACAATCGCCATGACTCAAGCTTGCCTGCCATTGTTGACTAAGTCTAGCCCATCCAAAATCATCAATATTTCTAGCATGATGGGCTCGCTCACGAACGCATTAGACCCCCAGTCGAGCGTTTATCATGCCAGCGCGATTGGCTACCAAGCTTCTAAGGCCGCACTCAACATGTTCACGATTCAGCTCGCCAAAGAGCTTCAAACCACCAATATTACGGTTAACGCCGTTGATCCCGGAATGGTTGCTACTGAATTCGGCGGGATTACCCCGGAATTAGCTAGCCAGCACGGCGCTAAATCAATTGCTCACGGAATCCAACGAACAATTGATTTAGCTACGGATACGGATAATACCACCACTGGCACGTTTTCAAACACCGACGGACCGGTTGCTTGGTAA
- a CDS encoding MerR family DNA-binding transcriptional regulator — MVASIKQVAQQFGITYDTLRFYERCGLLTDVARNKHGQRISSAEC, encoded by the coding sequence ATGGTGGCATCAATCAAACAAGTCGCACAGCAATTTGGGATCACTTATGATACATTGCGATTTTATGAGCGCTGTGGGTTGTTGACGGATGTGGCGCGAAATAAACATGGTCAACGGATCTCCTCAGCTGAATGTTAA
- the rpoN gene encoding RNA polymerase factor sigma-54 has translation MALGQGFRQQQRQSQKLAMTQRLQQSIQMLQFNVEELRDFLTQKALENPLIDVDTNWNNNHASLSAAKNVTAKDDFIERVSTSNQHSLFEYLLDQIHLTMRDTHLRQIVLYLIEYVDVNGYLHLDEAQARQETQATPIELLDAIPLLQQLDPPGVGARSLQEALMLQTENDDHAPNLAYIILEEDFDAFVNRHWDGLAKKYQVELADISNIYDYVRTLTPVPGAAIGQETTGYIFPDLVVTNHEGQLALKTASMAQPVVKFHRKYYQQMGQHDDREVTEYLKEKKNEYDWIASSLQQREATIFRVGTAIIERQEDFFLEKSQDLKPLLLRDVAQQLQVHESTISRSINGKYIQTDFGMFELKRFFTKAVSKRPTGGKIVSADSVQHRIMTLIEQENKEKPLSDQKIVQILNAENVELSRRTVAKYRENLNIPSSSKRKQYLRTE, from the coding sequence ATGGCACTGGGACAAGGCTTTCGCCAGCAACAACGGCAATCGCAGAAGTTAGCGATGACCCAGCGGCTGCAACAATCTATTCAGATGTTACAGTTCAATGTGGAAGAATTGCGGGATTTTCTCACGCAAAAAGCCCTTGAGAATCCGTTGATCGATGTGGATACGAATTGGAATAATAATCACGCCAGTTTAAGTGCAGCTAAGAACGTGACTGCAAAGGATGATTTTATTGAACGGGTGTCGACGTCGAATCAGCATTCCTTATTTGAATACTTATTGGATCAGATTCATTTAACGATGCGCGATACCCATTTGCGGCAAATCGTGCTGTATCTTATTGAATACGTGGACGTCAATGGTTATCTGCATCTTGATGAAGCTCAAGCACGGCAAGAAACACAGGCAACACCGATTGAACTACTGGATGCCATCCCGTTACTCCAGCAACTTGATCCACCAGGTGTCGGTGCCCGCAGTTTACAAGAGGCCTTAATGCTTCAGACGGAAAATGATGACCACGCGCCTAATTTGGCATACATTATTTTAGAAGAAGACTTCGACGCGTTTGTTAATCGTCACTGGGATGGCTTGGCGAAAAAGTACCAGGTCGAGCTGGCTGATATTTCCAATATTTATGATTACGTTCGGACGTTGACACCAGTACCGGGTGCGGCGATTGGACAAGAAACGACCGGCTACATCTTTCCAGACTTAGTCGTCACTAATCATGAAGGTCAACTCGCATTAAAGACTGCGTCGATGGCTCAGCCGGTGGTGAAGTTCCACCGCAAGTATTATCAGCAGATGGGGCAGCACGATGACCGGGAAGTGACGGAATATCTGAAGGAAAAGAAAAATGAGTATGACTGGATTGCCAGTAGCTTACAGCAACGTGAAGCAACCATTTTTCGGGTCGGCACTGCGATTATCGAGCGCCAGGAAGATTTCTTCTTAGAAAAAAGTCAAGATTTAAAGCCGCTATTATTACGAGATGTGGCCCAACAGCTACAAGTTCATGAGTCGACGATCAGTCGTAGTATCAATGGGAAGTATATTCAAACAGACTTCGGGATGTTTGAACTTAAACGTTTCTTTACCAAAGCGGTCAGCAAACGTCCCACTGGGGGCAAAATTGTGTCTGCAGACAGTGTCCAACACCGAATTATGACCCTGATTGAGCAGGAAAATAAAGAAAAACCGCTTTCAGACCAAAAAATTGTTCAGATTCTTAATGCAGAAAATGTCGAACTTTCTCGTCGAACAGTGGCAAAATATCGGGAAAATCTTAACATTCCGTCTTCGTCCAAACGGAAACAGTACTTGAGAACCGAATGA
- a CDS encoding sugar-binding transcriptional regulator, protein MHSDIQWIEAIAPDMVDMLSRRYLVLRTINWMAPVGRRLLAQTLGVSERTLRTETDTLRKLDLIMTNKSGMQVTQQGQDVLVGLSHFMDELMGIRQKERQLAQYFNIKRCIIVSGDSDRQLKVIGTMGEEVNQLLQQLLPEGHNIIAVMGGHTMEHVASHLTNKLGDKRDLLFVPARGGVGESVAIQANTIASQMAQHTGGKFRSLFVPEQVSERTYEPLLKEPSIQEVLAIIGQANVVVHSIGEAISMAHRRNMSEDQIKVLRSRDAIGEAFGYFFDKKGNVVYRIPRIGLQIGELAHREIILAVAGGASKAPAIGAYMKNIAPKQTCLITDEGAANLILKK, encoded by the coding sequence ATGCATTCAGATATTCAATGGATTGAGGCAATTGCCCCAGATATGGTTGACATGCTGAGTCGTCGTTACTTAGTATTACGAACCATTAATTGGATGGCCCCAGTTGGACGTCGGCTATTAGCTCAGACATTAGGTGTTAGCGAACGGACGTTACGAACCGAAACGGATACGCTACGCAAGCTTGATTTGATCATGACGAACAAGTCAGGCATGCAAGTTACCCAGCAAGGTCAGGACGTGTTGGTCGGATTAAGCCACTTCATGGATGAGTTAATGGGCATTCGCCAGAAGGAACGGCAGTTGGCGCAATACTTTAACATTAAGCGTTGCATCATCGTTTCTGGTGATTCCGATCGACAGTTGAAAGTTATTGGGACCATGGGCGAAGAAGTGAACCAACTATTACAGCAGTTATTGCCAGAAGGTCATAACATTATTGCCGTGATGGGTGGTCATACCATGGAACATGTCGCAAGTCACTTAACTAATAAATTAGGTGATAAACGTGATTTGCTATTTGTTCCGGCACGTGGTGGTGTTGGTGAGTCGGTTGCGATTCAGGCAAATACCATTGCGTCACAAATGGCACAACATACTGGCGGTAAATTCCGCTCGTTGTTCGTGCCAGAACAGGTCAGTGAACGGACGTATGAACCGCTCCTCAAAGAACCTAGTATTCAAGAGGTGTTGGCGATTATCGGGCAAGCTAACGTGGTTGTGCATAGTATCGGTGAAGCCATTTCGATGGCGCATCGCCGTAATATGTCAGAAGATCAGATTAAGGTATTACGCAGTCGCGATGCGATTGGTGAAGCCTTTGGTTATTTCTTCGATAAGAAGGGTAACGTGGTCTATCGGATTCCACGAATTGGGTTGCAAATCGGAGAACTGGCCCATCGGGAGATTATACTCGCGGTTGCGGGAGGTGCTTCTAAGGCACCGGCAATTGGCGCGTATATGAAGAACATCGCACCTAAACAGACGTGTTTGATCACGGATGAGGGTGCAGCTAACTTGATTTTAAAAAAGTAA
- the gap gene encoding type I glyceraldehyde-3-phosphate dehydrogenase, with amino-acid sequence MSVKIGINGFGRIGRLAFRRILELGEKSSDIEVVAINDLTSPALLAHLLKYDSTHGTLNADVSATDDSIVVNGKNYRVYAEPQAQNIPWVKNDGVDFVLECTGFYTSKAKSQAHLDAGAKRVLISAPAGSDLKTIVYNVNDDILTADDRIVSAGSCTTNCLAPLAFFENKEFGIKVGTMTTIHAYTSTQMLLDGPVRGGNFRAARAAGVNTIPHSTGAAKALGLVIPELNGKLQGHAQRVGVVDGSLTELVAILDKKVTADEVNAAIKKHTEGNESFGYNDDEIVSSDVIGTTFGSIFDPTQTEVTSDGDNQLVKTVAWYDNEYGFTCQMVRTLLKFATL; translated from the coding sequence ATGTCTGTAAAAATTGGTATTAATGGTTTCGGACGTATCGGTCGTTTAGCATTCCGTCGTATCTTAGAACTTGGTGAAAAGTCAAGTGATATCGAAGTTGTTGCTATTAACGATTTAACTTCACCTGCATTGTTGGCTCATCTTTTGAAGTATGACTCAACTCATGGTACTTTGAACGCTGACGTTTCAGCAACCGACGATTCAATCGTTGTTAACGGTAAGAACTACCGTGTTTATGCTGAACCACAAGCACAAAACATTCCTTGGGTTAAGAACGACGGTGTTGACTTCGTTCTCGAATGTACTGGTTTCTACACTTCAAAGGCTAAGTCACAAGCTCACTTGGACGCTGGTGCAAAGCGTGTCTTGATTTCTGCTCCTGCTGGCTCAGACTTGAAGACCATCGTTTACAATGTTAACGATGACATCTTGACTGCAGATGACCGTATCGTTTCTGCTGGTTCATGTACTACTAACTGCCTTGCACCATTAGCATTCTTTGAAAACAAAGAATTCGGTATCAAGGTTGGTACTATGACTACTATCCATGCTTACACTTCAACTCAAATGTTACTTGACGGCCCTGTACGTGGTGGTAACTTCCGTGCTGCCCGTGCTGCCGGTGTAAACACTATTCCTCATTCAACTGGTGCTGCTAAGGCTCTTGGCTTAGTTATCCCAGAATTGAACGGTAAATTACAAGGCCACGCACAACGTGTTGGTGTTGTTGATGGTTCATTAACTGAATTAGTTGCTATCTTAGACAAGAAAGTTACTGCTGACGAAGTTAACGCCGCAATCAAGAAGCATACTGAAGGTAACGAATCATTCGGCTACAACGATGACGAAATCGTTTCATCTGATGTTATCGGTACTACTTTCGGTTCAATCTTCGATCCTACTCAAACAGAAGTTACTTCTGATGGTGACAACCAATTAGTTAAGACTGTTGCTTGGTACGATAACGAATACGGCTTCACTTGCCAAATGGTACGTACTTTATTGAAGTTCGCCACTCTCTAA
- a CDS encoding phosphoglycerate kinase — protein sequence MAKLIVSDLDVKDKKVLIRVDFNVPIKDGKIGDDNRIVAALPTIKYVIEHDGKAILFSHLGRIKSEDDKKGLSLRPVAERLSNLLNKPVTFVPVTEGEQLETAINNMNDGDVLVVENTRFEDVVNGEQVKRESGNDPELGKYWASLGDVYVNDAFGTAHRSHASNVGIASNMDQVAAGFLMEKEIKFLGDAVDNPKHPFVAILGGAKVSDKIGVIDHLISKADKIIIGGGMTYTFYAAKGMGIGNSLVEKDKIELAKSIIEKAGDKLVLPSDSVVAEKFDNDVPSKVVEGSIPDGYMALDIGPKSIEEFEDVLRDAKTVVWNGPMGVFEMSNYAKGTLEVGKFLGTLSEATTIVGGGDSTAAVKQLGVGDKLTHISTGGGASLEYLEGKELPGIAAISEK from the coding sequence TTGGCTAAATTAATCGTTTCAGATTTAGATGTTAAAGATAAAAAAGTTTTAATTCGTGTCGACTTTAATGTTCCGATTAAAGACGGCAAAATTGGTGACGACAACCGGATCGTCGCTGCTTTACCAACAATCAAATATGTGATTGAACATGATGGTAAAGCCATCTTATTCTCACATTTAGGCCGGATCAAGAGCGAAGACGACAAGAAGGGCTTAAGCCTACGTCCAGTTGCAGAACGTCTTTCAAACTTGTTAAACAAGCCTGTTACCTTCGTACCTGTTACTGAAGGCGAACAACTTGAAACTGCCATCAACAACATGAACGACGGTGACGTCTTAGTTGTTGAAAACACGCGTTTTGAAGACGTTGTGAACGGCGAACAAGTTAAGCGCGAATCTGGTAACGACCCTGAATTAGGTAAGTACTGGGCTTCACTTGGTGATGTCTATGTCAACGATGCATTCGGGACTGCTCACCGGAGCCATGCTTCAAACGTTGGGATTGCTTCAAACATGGACCAAGTTGCCGCTGGTTTCTTAATGGAAAAGGAAATCAAGTTCTTAGGTGACGCCGTTGACAATCCTAAGCACCCATTCGTTGCCATCTTAGGTGGTGCCAAGGTTTCTGATAAGATCGGTGTTATCGATCATTTGATCAGCAAAGCCGACAAGATCATCATCGGTGGTGGGATGACTTATACGTTCTATGCTGCTAAAGGCATGGGCATTGGTAACTCACTTGTTGAAAAAGACAAGATTGAATTAGCTAAGTCAATCATCGAAAAGGCTGGCGACAAGTTGGTCTTACCTAGTGACTCAGTTGTTGCTGAAAAGTTTGACAACGATGTTCCTAGCAAAGTTGTTGAAGGTTCAATTCCTGATGGCTACATGGCCTTAGATATTGGTCCTAAGTCAATCGAAGAATTCGAAGACGTTTTACGCGACGCTAAGACCGTTGTTTGGAACGGACCAATGGGTGTCTTTGAAATGAGCAACTACGCCAAGGGTACGCTTGAAGTTGGTAAGTTCTTAGGAACCTTATCAGAAGCAACGACTATCGTTGGTGGTGGTGACTCAACTGCCGCTGTTAAGCAACTTGGCGTTGGCGACAAGTTAACCCACATCTCTACTGGTGGCGGTGCTTCACTTGAATACCTTGAAGGTAAGGAATTACCTGGTATTGCTGCTATTTCTGAAAAATAA
- the tpiA gene encoding triose-phosphate isomerase, which produces MRTPIIAGNWKMNKTASEALAFVNAVKDQLPDPSKVESVVAAPALFLQEMVEAAKGSDLKIAAENAYFEDAGAFTGETSPAALADLGVDYVVIGHSERRGYFHETDEDINKKAHAIFKNGMKPIICCGESLEQREAGEAESWVSGQIKAALKDLSADQVSSLVIAYEPIWAIGTGKTASSDQAEEICAVVRKTVADLYSQEVADKVRIQYGGSVKPANVNELMGKEDIDGGLVGGASLQPDSFLELVNYQNN; this is translated from the coding sequence GTGCGTACACCTATTATTGCCGGTAACTGGAAAATGAACAAAACTGCTAGCGAAGCTTTAGCTTTCGTTAACGCGGTTAAGGATCAATTACCAGATCCATCAAAAGTTGAATCAGTCGTTGCTGCACCAGCTCTTTTCTTACAAGAAATGGTTGAAGCTGCCAAGGGTTCTGATTTAAAGATTGCTGCTGAAAATGCTTACTTTGAAGATGCTGGGGCCTTCACTGGTGAAACTTCACCAGCCGCTTTAGCTGACTTAGGCGTTGACTACGTTGTTATTGGTCACTCAGAACGTCGTGGCTACTTCCACGAAACTGACGAAGACATTAACAAGAAAGCTCACGCAATCTTCAAGAACGGCATGAAGCCAATCATCTGCTGTGGCGAATCACTTGAACAACGTGAAGCCGGCGAAGCAGAATCATGGGTTTCTGGCCAAATCAAGGCTGCTTTGAAGGACTTATCAGCTGACCAAGTAAGTTCATTGGTTATTGCCTATGAACCAATCTGGGCCATCGGTACTGGTAAGACTGCTTCAAGCGACCAAGCTGAAGAAATTTGTGCAGTTGTTCGTAAGACTGTTGCTGATCTTTACTCACAAGAAGTTGCGGATAAAGTTCGGATTCAATACGGTGGTAGTGTTAAACCAGCCAACGTTAACGAATTAATGGGCAAAGAAGATATCGACGGTGGTTTAGTCGGTGGTGCTTCATTACAACCTGATTCATTCTTGGAACTTGTTAACTACCAAAATAACTAA
- the eno gene encoding phosphopyruvate hydratase → MSIITDIYAREVLDSRGNPTVEVELYTESGAFGRGIVPSGASTGEHEAVELRDGDKSRFMGKGVTKAVDNVNKLIAKEIVGYDVTDQRAIDQAMIKLDGTPNKAKLGANAILGVSIAAARAAADELEMPLYNYLGGFNAHVLPTPMMNVINGGAHANNDVDFQEFMIMPVGASSVKEAIRMGSETFHNLKAILNERGYSTAVGDEGGFAPDLKNNEEPFEILVEAIGRAGYKPGKDIAIAFDCAASEFYNEETGKYDLKGEGENGKSFTAEEFVDLLDSIVDKYPIVSIEDPLDENNWEDWQMATAKLGKKVQIVGDDLFVTNTDYLAKGIKMGVANSILIKVNQIGTLTETVEAIEMAKEAGYTAIVSHRSGETEDTTIADLVVAMNAGQIKTGSMSRTERIAKYNQLMRIEDQLESTSEYKGIHGFYNLDEAARNTITSK, encoded by the coding sequence ATGTCTATTATTACAGATATTTATGCTCGCGAAGTCTTAGACTCACGTGGTAACCCAACTGTTGAAGTTGAACTTTATACTGAAAGCGGCGCATTTGGTCGCGGTATCGTTCCTTCAGGTGCCTCAACTGGTGAACATGAAGCCGTTGAATTACGTGACGGTGACAAGAGCCGTTTCATGGGCAAGGGTGTTACTAAGGCCGTTGACAATGTTAACAAGTTAATCGCTAAGGAAATCGTTGGTTACGATGTAACTGACCAACGTGCCATTGACCAAGCGATGATCAAGTTAGACGGTACTCCTAACAAAGCTAAGTTAGGTGCTAACGCTATCTTAGGTGTTTCCATTGCTGCCGCACGTGCTGCTGCTGACGAACTTGAAATGCCTTTATACAACTACCTTGGTGGATTCAACGCCCACGTCTTACCAACACCAATGATGAACGTTATCAATGGTGGGGCCCACGCCAACAACGACGTTGACTTCCAAGAATTCATGATCATGCCTGTTGGTGCTTCTTCAGTTAAAGAAGCTATCCGGATGGGTTCAGAAACTTTCCACAACTTGAAAGCGATCTTGAACGAACGCGGTTACTCGACTGCCGTTGGTGACGAAGGTGGTTTTGCACCTGACTTGAAGAACAACGAAGAACCATTCGAAATCTTGGTTGAAGCTATCGGACGTGCCGGTTACAAGCCTGGTAAGGATATTGCCATTGCCTTTGACTGTGCCGCTTCAGAATTCTACAACGAAGAAACTGGCAAGTACGACTTGAAGGGTGAAGGCGAAAATGGGAAATCATTTACTGCCGAAGAATTCGTTGACTTACTTGACAGCATCGTTGACAAGTACCCAATCGTTTCCATCGAAGATCCTTTGGATGAAAACAACTGGGAAGACTGGCAAATGGCAACTGCCAAGCTTGGTAAGAAAGTTCAAATCGTTGGTGACGACTTATTCGTTACGAACACGGACTACCTTGCAAAGGGTATCAAGATGGGCGTTGCTAACTCAATCTTAATCAAGGTTAACCAAATTGGTACTTTGACTGAAACTGTTGAAGCTATCGAAATGGCTAAAGAAGCTGGCTACACTGCCATCGTTTCTCACCGTTCTGGTGAAACTGAAGACACGACCATTGCTGACTTAGTTGTCGCAATGAACGCTGGCCAAATCAAGACTGGTTCAATGAGCCGTACTGAACGGATTGCTAAATACAATCAATTAATGCGGATCGAAGACCAACTTGAAAGCACTTCAGAATACAAAGGTATCCACGGCTTCTACAACTTAGACGAAGCTGCACGGAACACCATTACTAGCAAGTAA
- a CDS encoding phosphotransferase family protein: MDDFQQQINVWSDWQGLQTNALAFEPVLQKIYASENEPYKTPEPVADQFAARFTIGPTEIAIFPPSDVMAETRAYYQAERFGLTRMARLKLGAPRLLHAGFVFDKYQFYYVIYRPLQGITLTEFCATAKPLAKSTLGRQIGTMLTQLNTEVATFGPESQPVGDWQVLGNDFAAEREAWLAQHPVTPNQFVHGNLTGDNLIVTSGELGLQRFSTAHQAAKQTELVPLIFDAFNGDAELLAGFRATYQTSDLATDLMLGLLLRADGPQQIHTLLPEQTVTLAALQQKIATLLS; the protein is encoded by the coding sequence ATGGATGACTTTCAGCAACAAATCAATGTGTGGTCTGATTGGCAAGGACTGCAAACTAATGCATTAGCTTTTGAACCAGTGCTTCAAAAAATCTATGCCAGTGAAAATGAACCCTACAAAACACCAGAACCAGTTGCCGACCAGTTCGCGGCACGGTTTACCATTGGTCCCACAGAAATTGCAATTTTTCCGCCAAGTGATGTCATGGCTGAAACCCGGGCGTATTATCAAGCGGAACGCTTTGGCCTGACTCGGATGGCGCGCCTTAAGCTGGGTGCACCACGGTTATTACATGCTGGTTTTGTTTTCGATAAGTATCAATTCTATTATGTTATTTATCGGCCATTACAAGGCATTACGCTGACTGAATTCTGCGCGACGGCCAAACCGTTGGCTAAGTCGACACTCGGTCGTCAGATTGGCACGATGTTGACGCAGCTCAATACCGAAGTTGCGACGTTCGGCCCAGAAAGTCAACCAGTTGGCGACTGGCAAGTGTTAGGAAACGACTTCGCAGCTGAACGGGAAGCGTGGTTGGCCCAACATCCAGTGACGCCTAACCAGTTTGTACACGGTAACTTAACCGGTGACAATCTGATTGTGACTAGCGGTGAATTAGGCCTGCAGCGTTTTAGCACGGCACATCAAGCTGCCAAACAGACGGAGCTCGTGCCCTTGATCTTTGACGCGTTCAATGGTGACGCTGAGTTGTTGGCTGGCTTTAGGGCAACTTACCAGACGAGCGATTTAGCGACCGACCTGATGTTGGGCTTGCTATTACGAGCAGATGGGCCACAACAGATTCATACATTATTACCAGAACAGACCGTTACATTGGCTGCGCTTCAACAGAAAATTGCAACATTACTATCATAA
- a CDS encoding ClC family H(+)/Cl(-) exchange transporter produces the protein MAQRPHNIKQHFDFTRFSSIGRALIVGVIAGFVVSIFRFSIEQGLKFVQWAYGQIHANWLLLIPWLILTVLVAIFVGWLVKKEPNIKGSGIPQVEGQLAGELDYGWWSVLWRKFVGGVLGIGSGLFLGREGPSIQLGATIGQGVAAKLRQTGSDRRSLIAGGAAAGLSAAFNAPIASTLFVLEEVYHNFSPIIWTTALVSAMASDFISLNFFGLVPVLHIPYDYNLPLSQYGNLIGLGIFLGVFGYLYQNVTLTMPNWYAKLRLPSWLDGLIPFLLVIPIGLLWPQLLGGGNAVILNLAAATPALIALLGIFVLRFSFSTISYGSGLPGGIFLPILSLGAILGAIYAQVMVMLGWMPTNLIPNFIIFAMAGYFAGIGKAPFTAILLITEMVGTLHHLMPLAVVSMTAYLVVDLLGGAPIYEALLEKLIRPRMPEHSGVQDRLELPIFEGSKLEGHQVRDFKWPAESLLIAIRRGEQQVIPHGDTLMRAGDTLIILTDRDNRAWVRHQISHLTVATP, from the coding sequence GTGGCACAACGGCCGCACAATATCAAACAACATTTTGACTTCACACGCTTTAGTTCAATCGGCCGGGCATTGATTGTCGGCGTAATTGCGGGGTTCGTCGTTAGCATTTTTCGTTTCAGCATTGAACAGGGCTTAAAGTTCGTTCAATGGGCTTACGGACAAATTCATGCCAATTGGCTGCTACTGATTCCTTGGCTGATTTTAACAGTGCTAGTTGCCATATTCGTCGGTTGGCTGGTCAAAAAGGAACCCAACATTAAGGGTTCCGGGATCCCACAAGTCGAAGGGCAGTTAGCCGGTGAGTTAGACTACGGCTGGTGGTCAGTCTTGTGGCGCAAATTTGTCGGCGGTGTGCTGGGCATTGGTTCCGGCTTATTTCTGGGGCGTGAAGGACCGTCGATTCAATTGGGCGCTACGATTGGCCAAGGGGTCGCTGCCAAGCTCCGTCAGACTGGTTCGGATCGGCGCTCACTGATTGCCGGTGGTGCTGCTGCGGGGCTCTCAGCGGCGTTCAATGCGCCAATTGCCAGCACGTTGTTTGTGCTTGAAGAAGTTTACCATAACTTCTCACCAATTATCTGGACGACTGCATTAGTGAGTGCGATGGCTAGCGACTTTATTTCGCTGAACTTTTTTGGCCTGGTGCCAGTGTTGCACATCCCTTATGACTATAATTTGCCGTTGAGTCAGTACGGCAATTTAATCGGCCTCGGCATCTTTTTAGGCGTGTTTGGTTATCTGTATCAAAACGTCACGTTGACGATGCCCAACTGGTATGCGAAGTTGCGATTGCCGAGTTGGCTTGATGGGTTGATCCCGTTTCTGCTAGTGATCCCGATTGGCTTACTGTGGCCACAACTCTTAGGTGGCGGTAATGCGGTTATCTTGAATTTAGCCGCTGCTACGCCAGCATTAATTGCCTTATTAGGGATTTTTGTCTTGCGCTTCAGCTTTTCGACGATTTCATACGGGTCCGGGTTGCCCGGCGGTATTTTTCTACCGATCCTATCATTAGGGGCCATTCTAGGGGCGATTTATGCCCAAGTCATGGTCATGTTGGGCTGGATGCCGACTAACTTGATTCCCAATTTTATTATTTTTGCGATGGCCGGCTACTTTGCTGGGATTGGGAAAGCCCCCTTTACCGCGATTCTGCTAATTACCGAAATGGTCGGGACGCTGCACCATTTGATGCCGTTAGCCGTTGTCTCGATGACGGCCTACTTAGTAGTGGACCTCTTAGGCGGGGCACCCATCTATGAAGCCTTATTGGAAAAGCTCATTCGGCCACGGATGCCCGAGCACAGTGGCGTTCAGGACCGGCTCGAATTGCCGATTTTTGAAGGCTCTAAGTTGGAAGGACACCAAGTTCGTGATTTCAAATGGCCAGCTGAGTCGCTGTTGATTGCGATTCGGCGTGGTGAACAACAGGTGATTCCACATGGGGATACCTTGATGCGCGCGGGGGATACCTTAATTATCTTAACCGACCGCGATAATCGTGCTTGGGTTCGCCATCAAATCTCACATTTGACAGTCGCGACGCCCTGA
- the secG gene encoding preprotein translocase subunit SecG has product MYNLLLTLILVISVLIIIAVMMQPSKTNDAMSSLTGGADDLFAKQKPRGFEAFMQKVTVVLGIAFFILALALAWYSSK; this is encoded by the coding sequence TTGTATAATTTATTGTTAACGTTAATACTGGTCATTTCCGTCTTGATTATCATCGCGGTAATGATGCAACCATCCAAAACTAATGATGCCATGTCTTCATTGACCGGTGGTGCTGATGACTTGTTCGCCAAGCAGAAGCCCCGCGGTTTTGAAGCGTTCATGCAGAAGGTAACCGTGGTATTAGGAATCGCTTTCTTTATCCTAGCGTTAGCTCTAGCATGGTACTCATCGAAGTAA